A genomic stretch from Corynebacterium faecale includes:
- a CDS encoding FAD-dependent monooxygenase, whose product MVSTLTKTDELKGQSIVIAGGGIGGAAGALALSLRGADVTLFERAPEFKEVGAGLQIGPHGWRMLEGWGVIDRIIAAGYLPDDMQFRDAISRETILTLEFDEEFQKHYGGRYLVIHRSDLLSILVEAAIEAGADLHNGATVGESRRTENGIEVDLEWTDKEGPATFEADAFLAFDGIHSRQRKLLVEDEPVPSAYVAYRGTSKLQEDEAMKDLKSVIGYIGPNVHFIQYPLRGGELLNQVAVFESKRYLEGREAGNVPEDWGNPEELKQAYTHCSDFIQDRLDTLWTNNWWQMSDREPVLKWNHGRMLLVGDAAHPPLQYLASGAVMAMEDAEAIAIFASEAADAGNLDWEEVFAEVSAERAPRCARIQTTGRFWGELWHLDGTARLIRNELFRQADRTGWFQYADWLWGYDASKREYLKDPSKGDLPAEIQEWRYALLEEQNIAN is encoded by the coding sequence ATGGTTTCCACTCTCACCAAGACCGATGAGCTGAAGGGTCAATCCATCGTTATCGCCGGTGGCGGCATCGGTGGTGCAGCTGGCGCACTGGCTCTCTCCCTGCGTGGCGCTGATGTCACCCTGTTCGAGCGCGCTCCTGAGTTCAAGGAGGTGGGTGCAGGTCTGCAGATCGGTCCTCACGGCTGGCGCATGCTTGAGGGCTGGGGTGTCATCGACCGCATCATCGCAGCCGGTTACCTCCCGGATGATATGCAGTTCCGCGACGCCATCAGCCGCGAAACCATCCTGACTCTGGAATTCGATGAGGAGTTCCAGAAGCACTACGGTGGGCGTTACCTGGTCATCCACCGCTCTGATCTCCTGTCCATCCTGGTTGAGGCTGCCATCGAAGCTGGTGCAGACCTGCATAACGGTGCCACCGTCGGTGAATCACGCCGCACTGAAAACGGCATCGAGGTCGACCTGGAGTGGACCGACAAGGAAGGCCCAGCCACTTTCGAAGCTGACGCATTCCTGGCATTCGACGGCATCCACTCCCGCCAGCGCAAGCTGCTCGTTGAGGATGAGCCGGTTCCTTCCGCCTACGTTGCTTACCGCGGCACCTCCAAGCTGCAGGAAGATGAAGCCATGAAGGACCTCAAGTCCGTCATCGGTTACATCGGACCAAACGTCCACTTCATCCAGTACCCACTCCGCGGTGGCGAGCTGCTCAACCAGGTGGCTGTCTTCGAATCAAAGCGCTACCTCGAAGGCCGCGAAGCCGGAAACGTCCCTGAGGACTGGGGTAACCCAGAGGAGCTCAAGCAGGCGTACACCCACTGCTCCGACTTCATCCAGGACCGTCTGGACACCCTCTGGACCAACAACTGGTGGCAGATGTCCGACCGCGAGCCAGTTCTCAAGTGGAACCACGGCCGCATGCTCCTCGTTGGCGACGCCGCACACCCACCACTGCAGTACCTCGCTTCCGGTGCCGTCATGGCCATGGAGGATGCTGAGGCCATCGCCATCTTCGCTTCTGAGGCTGCTGATGCCGGCAACCTGGATTGGGAAGAGGTCTTCGCAGAGGTATCCGCTGAGCGTGCACCACGCTGTGCCCGCATCCAGACCACCGGTCGTTTCTGGGGCGAGCTGTGGCACCTCGACGGCACCGCCCGTCTGATCCGTAACGAGCTCTTCCGTCAGGCTGACCGCACCGGTTGGTTCCAGTACGCCGATTGGCTCTGGGGTTACGACGCCTCCAAGCGCGAGTACCTGAAGGATCCTTCCAAGGGCGATCTCCCAGCTGAGATCCAGGAGTGGCGTTACGCCCTCCTCGAAGAGCAGAACATCGCAAACTAA
- a CDS encoding dicarboxylate/amino acid:cation symporter produces MDIKSLSSSLLFRVVIAIILGIICSLFFPVWLAQIFTTFNGLFGNFLNFFIPVLIFALIAPAIAGLGRGAGKWLGIVAGIAYASTILSGLLAYGVARALYPWMLADHANISEIDLNADALVPYFDIEMPPPFEVMTALLLAFCLGMAMTVVKSNNLYNVTRELERVVMKVITSFVIPLLPVFIFGIFLGLGMNGGLMEIMSAFGKVLILAVIGTWLFLAIQFITAGVIAKRNPWTMFKHMLPAYFTALGTSSSAATIPVTYQQTLKNGVDVNVAGFVVPLCATIHLAGSMMKISLFAFAVVYIYNIEVSIGLALGFLLMLGITMIAAPGVPGGAIMAATGMLASMLGFDTEQVALMIAAYIAIDSFGTAANVTGDGAIAVIVNKLSKGRISETHEEDLPEEDRVEFGITPSDIEHKR; encoded by the coding sequence ATGGACATCAAGAGTTTGAGCTCATCGCTGCTGTTCCGGGTGGTCATCGCGATCATCCTCGGAATCATCTGCAGCCTCTTCTTCCCGGTGTGGCTCGCCCAGATCTTCACCACCTTCAACGGCTTGTTCGGAAACTTCCTGAACTTCTTCATCCCGGTGTTGATCTTCGCCCTCATCGCCCCAGCCATTGCAGGTCTCGGCCGCGGCGCAGGCAAATGGCTGGGCATCGTGGCCGGCATCGCCTATGCCTCCACCATCCTGTCCGGTCTGCTCGCCTATGGAGTAGCCAGGGCCCTGTACCCATGGATGCTCGCTGATCACGCGAACATCAGCGAGATCGACCTGAATGCGGACGCATTGGTCCCCTACTTCGATATCGAGATGCCACCCCCCTTTGAGGTCATGACCGCACTGCTGCTGGCGTTCTGCCTCGGCATGGCTATGACCGTGGTCAAGTCCAACAACCTGTACAACGTCACCCGTGAACTTGAGCGCGTTGTAATGAAGGTGATCACCTCATTTGTCATCCCACTGCTTCCGGTCTTCATCTTCGGCATCTTCCTCGGCCTGGGCATGAACGGCGGTCTCATGGAGATCATGTCCGCATTCGGCAAGGTGCTCATCCTCGCAGTCATCGGCACTTGGTTGTTCCTGGCCATCCAGTTCATCACCGCAGGTGTCATTGCCAAGCGCAACCCGTGGACCATGTTCAAGCACATGCTGCCTGCCTACTTCACCGCATTGGGCACATCCTCCTCAGCTGCGACCATCCCGGTCACCTACCAGCAGACCCTGAAAAATGGTGTGGATGTCAACGTCGCCGGCTTCGTGGTGCCACTGTGCGCCACCATCCACCTTGCTGGCTCCATGATGAAGATCAGCCTCTTTGCCTTCGCCGTTGTTTACATCTACAACATCGAGGTCAGCATCGGGCTGGCACTCGGCTTCCTGCTCATGCTCGGCATCACGATGATCGCCGCTCCGGGTGTCCCTGGTGGTGCCATCATGGCCGCCACCGGCATGCTTGCCTCCATGCTGGGCTTCGACACCGAACAGGTCGCCCTCATGATCGCCGCCTACATCGCCATCGACTCCTTCGGCACCGCAGCCAATGTCACCGGTGATGGCGCCATCGCAGTCATCGTGAACAAGCTCTCCAAGGGCAGGATCTCAGAGACCCACGAGGAAGATCTCCCCGAAGAGGATCGCGTCGAGTTCGGTATCACCCCATCCGATATCGAGCACAAGCGTTAG
- a CDS encoding SdpI family protein, with the protein MTVIGIILGSLFGILAVLLIVAGALAWTAKLPGNPVIGIRVPEVRKSQELWDMAHRVAGPLWVLSGVAWAIAALMSFAATGWMWLVVGLGVVGGLTFLGMGAGMGAHTVAMVDAKRKAQGESSDSEGGCCSSGGEGGCCSPSEQSEPSESASQASANAPVNNATPLNAPAIDLDAVRKAAQAQTQQK; encoded by the coding sequence ATGACGGTGATTGGCATTATTCTTGGTAGCCTCTTTGGCATTCTCGCAGTCCTTCTCATCGTGGCTGGTGCTCTCGCTTGGACCGCGAAGCTCCCCGGAAACCCGGTGATCGGCATCCGTGTTCCAGAGGTCCGAAAGTCCCAGGAACTGTGGGACATGGCTCACCGTGTCGCCGGCCCCCTATGGGTACTGTCCGGCGTGGCCTGGGCAATCGCGGCCCTGATGTCCTTTGCCGCAACCGGCTGGATGTGGCTGGTCGTGGGCCTCGGAGTTGTCGGTGGACTGACCTTCCTGGGCATGGGTGCCGGCATGGGTGCCCACACCGTGGCCATGGTGGATGCGAAGCGCAAGGCTCAAGGGGAAAGCTCCGACTCTGAGGGTGGCTGCTGCTCCTCCGGTGGCGAAGGCGGCTGCTGCTCACCGTCTGAACAGTCCGAACCATCTGAATCAGCATCCCAGGCATCTGCAAATGCCCCTGTGAACAATGCCACGCCGCTCAACGCACCGGCCATCGATCTGGATGCCGTGCGCAAGGCAGCCCAGGCACAGACCCAACAGAAATAA
- the trpL gene encoding trp operon leader peptide, giving the protein MNNFCQSQGTQWWWRAR; this is encoded by the coding sequence GTGAACAACTTCTGTCAATCCCAGGGCACCCAGTGGTGGTGGCGCGCTAGATAA
- a CDS encoding anthranilate synthase component 1 produces MSTAPHVISRTVRYHEDASSLFAHLGGTTADDAALLESADITTKNGISSLAVLKGSARVTCSGQRVAVQPLTESGRIVSARLAEQLSDYRISALSPEHGNPATFEFPISEAVDERERLTSISTIEVLRKLQFESGYDHSALPLLMGGFSFDYLETFEVLPEVGEGINTYPDYQFLVAEIILDINHQEQTAQLVGVSTDAEALEEELAKLAALIDAALPATDHAYKVTPHGGDTLRVVADIPDAEFRAQVNNLKENIHNGDIYQVVPARSFSAPCPDAFAAYLQLRATNPSPYMFYVRGLDNNRPYELFGASPESNLKFTASTRELQLYPIAGTRPRGMNADGSINDELDIRNELDMRTDAKEIAEHTMLVDLARNDLARVSVPATRRVADLLQVDRYSRVMHLVSRVTATLDPELDALDAYRACMNMGTLTGAPKLRAMELLRGVEKRRRGSYGGAVGYLRGNGDMDNCIVIRSAFVQDGVAAVQAGAGVVRDSNPQSEADETLHKAYAVLNAIALAAGSTLEVVR; encoded by the coding sequence ATGAGCACCGCCCCCCACGTTATTTCCCGCACGGTGCGCTATCACGAGGATGCGTCCAGTCTGTTCGCCCACCTCGGTGGCACGACCGCTGATGATGCCGCCCTCCTGGAGAGTGCTGATATCACCACCAAGAATGGCATCTCCTCTTTGGCTGTGTTGAAGGGTTCGGCACGGGTGACCTGTAGTGGCCAGCGGGTTGCGGTGCAGCCATTGACTGAGTCCGGGCGCATCGTATCCGCCCGTCTCGCGGAGCAGCTCAGTGATTACCGGATCTCCGCGCTGTCCCCGGAGCATGGCAATCCGGCGACCTTCGAGTTCCCGATCTCGGAGGCGGTGGATGAGCGCGAGCGTCTCACCTCCATCAGCACCATCGAGGTCTTGCGGAAGCTGCAGTTCGAGTCCGGGTACGATCACTCGGCGTTGCCTCTTCTGATGGGTGGGTTTTCCTTCGACTATCTGGAGACCTTCGAGGTGCTGCCGGAGGTGGGGGAGGGGATCAACACCTACCCTGATTATCAGTTCCTGGTCGCGGAGATCATCCTGGATATCAATCATCAGGAGCAGACCGCCCAGCTGGTCGGTGTGTCCACCGATGCTGAGGCGCTGGAGGAGGAGCTCGCGAAGCTCGCTGCGCTTATCGACGCCGCCCTCCCCGCCACCGACCATGCTTATAAGGTGACTCCTCATGGTGGCGATACTCTGCGTGTGGTTGCTGACATCCCGGATGCGGAGTTCCGCGCCCAGGTGAACAACCTGAAGGAGAACATCCACAACGGCGATATCTATCAGGTGGTGCCGGCGCGGTCCTTCTCTGCTCCATGCCCGGATGCCTTCGCCGCCTATCTCCAGTTGCGCGCCACCAACCCCAGCCCGTACATGTTCTATGTGCGTGGACTGGACAATAATCGTCCCTATGAACTCTTCGGTGCCTCTCCGGAATCCAATCTGAAGTTCACCGCCTCCACCCGTGAGCTGCAGTTGTATCCGATCGCCGGCACCCGCCCCCGTGGCATGAATGCCGATGGCTCCATCAATGATGAGTTGGATATCCGCAATGAGCTGGATATGCGCACGGATGCCAAGGAGATTGCGGAGCACACCATGCTGGTGGATCTGGCCCGTAATGATCTGGCGCGCGTCTCGGTTCCAGCTACCCGTCGTGTGGCGGATCTGCTCCAGGTGGATCGCTATTCCCGCGTCATGCACCTGGTTTCCCGGGTCACCGCCACCCTTGATCCAGAGCTCGATGCGCTCGATGCCTATCGGGCCTGCATGAACATGGGCACGTTGACGGGTGCGCCGAAGCTGAGGGCGATGGAGTTGCTGCGGGGCGTCGAAAAGCGTCGTCGTGGTTCCTACGGCGGCGCCGTAGGTTACCTGCGGGGCAACGGGGACATGGACAACTGCATTGTCATCCGGTCCGCGTTTGTGCAGGACGGGGTGGCAGCCGTGCAGGCCGGCGCCGGCGTCGTGCGTGATTCCAACCCACAGTCGGAAGCCGATGAGACCCTGCACAAGGCCTACGCCGTACTCAATGCCATCGCGCTTGCCGCTGGTTCCACCCTGGAGGTAGTCCGATAA
- a CDS encoding anthranilate synthase component II, which produces MTHVVLIDNHDSFVYNLVDAFAVAGYRCTVFRNTVDIDTVLAAEPDLICLSPGPGYPADAGNMLELIDRTLGTIPLLGICLGFQALIEHHGGRVEPCGPVHGTTDNMTLTNAGVTHNVFNGLAIDVEPDRPDLPGRLVPIGRYHSLGCVEPPKGIVSLGTCTSEIGDVVMAAETTDEMAIGLQFHPESVLSPTGPIILGRCVDKLLSVKTQN; this is translated from the coding sequence ATGACCCACGTTGTTCTCATCGATAATCACGATTCCTTCGTGTACAACCTGGTCGATGCCTTCGCGGTGGCCGGGTACCGCTGCACCGTGTTCCGCAACACCGTGGACATTGACACGGTCCTGGCCGCGGAGCCGGACCTGATCTGTCTGTCACCCGGGCCCGGCTACCCAGCTGATGCCGGCAACATGCTGGAGCTGATTGATCGCACGCTCGGCACCATCCCGTTGTTGGGGATCTGCCTGGGTTTCCAGGCGCTGATCGAGCACCACGGTGGGCGTGTGGAGCCCTGCGGTCCGGTGCACGGCACCACCGACAACATGACGCTGACCAACGCCGGAGTCACCCATAATGTCTTTAACGGTCTGGCCATCGACGTGGAACCGGACCGCCCCGACCTTCCGGGTCGCCTGGTGCCCATCGGGCGCTACCACTCACTGGGTTGTGTGGAGCCACCGAAGGGGATCGTCTCCCTGGGCACCTGCACCTCTGAGATCGGTGATGTGGTCATGGCTGCGGAGACCACGGATGAGATGGCGATCGGGCTGCAGTTCCATCCGGAGTCGGTCCTCAGCCCGACGGGACCGATCATCCTCGGCCGGTGTGTGGACAAGCTGCTTTCCGTAAAAACCCAGAACTAA
- the trpD gene encoding anthranilate phosphoribosyltransferase, which yields MTSDATLAVLIKYLDNTDPTVEQAVEVFTPMTIGEYDDVHIAALLATIRTRGETFADIAGAAKAFLNAGRPFPVPGEGVLDTAGTGGDGANTINITTGASLVAAAGGLRVVKHGNRSVSSKSGSADVLEALNIPLDLDPERAQRWFEASNFTFLFAPAYNPAIAHAQRVRKALKVPTLFNVLGPLLSPVRPEFQIMGVANPAHGQMLAEVFRELGRTRALVVHGAGTDEIAVHGTTQAWELKEGGEIISYEVTPEELGVQRCDLTDLVGGEGEENARHMRAIFDGTGPVAHRNAVAVNAGAMFYLNSQVSSLREGTEHALALINDGTVADWLKKHEEIDYRG from the coding sequence ATGACTTCTGATGCAACCCTGGCCGTACTGATCAAGTACCTGGACAACACCGACCCCACCGTGGAGCAGGCCGTGGAGGTGTTCACCCCGATGACCATCGGTGAATACGATGATGTCCACATCGCTGCTCTCCTGGCCACCATCCGCACCCGCGGGGAGACCTTCGCCGATATCGCCGGCGCAGCCAAGGCCTTCCTCAATGCCGGCCGTCCGTTCCCCGTCCCGGGGGAGGGCGTGCTCGATACCGCGGGCACCGGTGGCGACGGAGCCAACACCATCAACATCACCACGGGCGCTTCCCTGGTTGCCGCCGCCGGTGGCCTCAGGGTGGTCAAGCACGGCAACCGTTCCGTGTCCTCCAAGTCCGGTTCCGCCGATGTGCTGGAGGCGCTCAACATTCCCCTGGATCTGGATCCGGAGCGCGCCCAGCGGTGGTTCGAGGCCTCCAACTTCACCTTCCTCTTCGCCCCGGCCTACAACCCGGCGATCGCCCACGCCCAGCGCGTGCGCAAGGCTCTGAAGGTGCCCACCCTCTTCAATGTCCTGGGTCCGCTGCTGTCCCCGGTGCGCCCCGAGTTCCAGATCATGGGTGTGGCCAACCCGGCCCACGGCCAGATGCTCGCCGAGGTCTTCCGTGAACTCGGCCGCACCCGCGCGCTGGTGGTGCATGGCGCTGGCACCGATGAGATCGCGGTCCACGGCACCACCCAGGCGTGGGAACTGAAGGAGGGCGGTGAGATCATCTCCTATGAGGTGACCCCGGAGGAGTTGGGTGTGCAGCGCTGCGATCTGACCGACCTGGTTGGTGGCGAAGGTGAGGAGAATGCCCGCCACATGCGCGCCATTTTCGACGGCACCGGTCCGGTTGCCCACCGCAACGCCGTGGCAGTGAACGCCGGCGCAATGTTCTACCTCAACTCGCAGGTGTCATCACTGCGCGAGGGCACCGAACATGCACTGGCACTGATCAATGATGGAACCGTAGCCGATTGGCTCAAGAAGCATGAGGAGATTGATTACCGTGGCTAA
- the trpCF gene encoding bifunctional indole-3-glycerol-phosphate synthase TrpC/phosphoribosylanthranilate isomerase TrpF, which yields MTVAKLPTVLEGIVEGRRGHLEEIRARIAHVDVDSLPRSTRSLYDSLNQGRGGARFIMECKSASPSLGMIREHYQPGDIARIYSRFASGISVLCEPDKFNGDYDHLATVAASTHLPVLCKDFVIDTVQVHAARYYGADAILLMLSVLDDATYADLSAEAERFGLDVLTEVIDEEEVERAIKLGAKIFGVNHRNLHDLSIDLDRSGRLAKLIPEDAVLISESGVRDNETVRQLGGHSHGFLVGSQLTGQPDVEFAARELVYGTNKVCGLTSVTAAQTARAAGALYGGLIFEEASPRNVSRETSAKIIAAEPGLRYVAVSRRTSGYGELIQDGIYAVQIHAPLQDSVEAELALVDAVRAEVGEGIEVWRAISMTSERGPEIAIALSDKVDRLVLDAHQGGSGESFDWTTIPEGIRAAALLAGGISPDNARAALDVGCGGLDINSGVEYPSGAGEWAGAKDAGAILKIFSTIRTFHY from the coding sequence ATTACCGTGGCTAAACTTCCCACCGTTCTAGAGGGCATCGTCGAGGGCCGCCGCGGCCACCTCGAGGAGATCCGCGCCCGCATCGCCCACGTGGATGTGGACTCACTACCCAGGTCCACCCGTTCACTCTATGACTCCCTGAACCAGGGGAGGGGAGGGGCGCGCTTCATCATGGAGTGCAAGTCCGCCTCCCCATCATTGGGCATGATCCGCGAGCACTATCAGCCGGGTGACATCGCGCGCATCTACTCCCGTTTCGCCAGTGGCATCTCCGTGCTGTGTGAGCCGGACAAATTCAACGGCGACTATGACCACCTGGCCACGGTTGCCGCGTCCACGCACCTTCCGGTGCTGTGCAAGGACTTTGTCATCGACACGGTCCAGGTGCATGCGGCCCGCTATTACGGCGCGGATGCCATTTTGCTGATGTTGTCAGTGCTTGACGACGCCACCTACGCCGACCTCTCCGCCGAGGCCGAACGCTTCGGTCTGGATGTACTCACAGAGGTTATCGATGAAGAGGAGGTGGAGCGTGCCATCAAACTGGGTGCCAAGATCTTCGGTGTCAACCACCGCAACCTCCATGACCTGTCCATCGATCTGGACCGCTCAGGTCGTCTGGCCAAACTCATCCCTGAGGATGCCGTGCTGATCTCTGAGTCCGGTGTGCGTGACAATGAGACCGTCCGTCAGCTCGGCGGCCACTCCCATGGCTTCCTCGTGGGTTCCCAGTTGACCGGTCAGCCGGATGTGGAGTTCGCCGCCCGTGAGCTTGTCTACGGCACCAACAAGGTCTGCGGACTGACCTCCGTGACGGCAGCACAGACCGCCCGCGCGGCAGGTGCCCTCTATGGCGGACTCATCTTCGAAGAGGCGTCACCGCGCAATGTTTCACGTGAAACATCGGCCAAGATCATCGCTGCGGAACCCGGTCTGCGTTATGTAGCGGTCAGCCGTCGCACCTCCGGATACGGGGAACTGATCCAAGATGGCATCTACGCCGTTCAGATCCACGCTCCACTGCAGGACTCCGTGGAGGCGGAACTAGCTCTGGTTGACGCGGTCCGTGCAGAAGTCGGCGAGGGCATCGAGGTCTGGCGCGCCATCTCCATGACCTCCGAACGCGGCCCCGAGATCGCCATCGCTCTGTCGGACAAGGTTGACCGTCTCGTGCTGGATGCCCATCAGGGTGGCAGCGGTGAGTCCTTCGACTGGACCACCATCCCAGAGGGGATCCGCGCTGCTGCTCTCCTGGCCGGTGGCATCTCACCTGACAATGCCCGCGCTGCCCTGGATGTCGGCTGCGGCGGTCTGGACATCAACTCCGGTGTTGAGTACCCGTCCGGGGCAGGGGAGTGGGCGGGCGCCAAGGACGCCGGCGCGATCCTCAAGATCTTCTCCACCATCCGCACCTTCCACTACTAA